One bacterium DNA segment encodes these proteins:
- a CDS encoding sialidase family protein translates to MKGSSLRSICRLFAFLFMGLASCGGDGGGDNPPPAFSIDPPGPVVVRKGETLQFNTDPAGLAVTWSVEGGSGNGSIAASSGLYTPPSTLPVDPQIVVQATLDGTNATALVELRTGDSLAFGAEEPVNDTTIVGFNVGGVHDFLAAREGSLQVDAAWASGDGVAPGEDLLFAQSLDLAPFGAERNLTDDLDTSRQLESLDTSADLNPGILYGEGNNIQFLFSADQGATFGAPVPVDPGPDSQNYADLAFDGLGNAHVSWVNDFFQVRYSRSNDNGVTWSDPPTLLTDESDARCSTGIAVSDDGETVHLCYAEGICGSGTDRGEGVIVVATSGDGGQSFPTRAEVPGSADSASCRVAIAPSGEVYVSYKKGDEVFLAKSANGGASFQGGTTVNTNPTNEDEFLYPYMAVDSLGNIDMVWISDPDDDGDRNSLRYARSVNGGTSFSPDIEIANAGGGTFIRAVGLVHDVSGRLHLTYTTNRQDPDPVNPPFEVDVFYLRAE, encoded by the coding sequence GAAGGGTTCTAGTCTTCGGTCGATTTGCCGGCTTTTCGCCTTTCTTTTCATGGGACTTGCTTCCTGCGGCGGAGACGGGGGCGGTGACAATCCTCCTCCGGCCTTTAGCATCGATCCCCCGGGCCCGGTCGTCGTCCGCAAGGGCGAGACGCTCCAATTCAACACCGACCCCGCCGGCTTGGCGGTGACTTGGTCGGTGGAGGGAGGCTCCGGAAATGGGAGCATCGCCGCTTCAAGCGGTCTTTACACGCCTCCCTCGACCCTGCCGGTTGATCCCCAGATCGTGGTGCAGGCCACCTTGGACGGAACCAACGCGACCGCTTTGGTAGAGCTTCGGACCGGCGACAGCCTGGCCTTCGGAGCCGAGGAGCCGGTGAACGACACGACGATCGTCGGGTTCAACGTCGGTGGGGTCCACGATTTTCTGGCGGCCCGCGAGGGCAGCCTTCAAGTCGATGCCGCCTGGGCTTCCGGCGACGGCGTCGCTCCTGGCGAAGACTTGCTGTTCGCTCAATCCCTGGACTTGGCTCCTTTTGGGGCGGAACGAAACCTGACCGATGACCTCGATACATCGCGCCAACTGGAAAGCTTGGACACCTCCGCCGACTTGAATCCGGGAATTCTCTACGGCGAGGGCAACAATATCCAATTTCTCTTCAGCGCCGACCAAGGCGCCACCTTCGGGGCGCCGGTCCCGGTCGATCCGGGTCCCGATTCCCAAAACTACGCGGACCTCGCCTTTGACGGGCTGGGCAATGCCCACGTGAGCTGGGTCAACGACTTTTTCCAGGTCCGCTACTCTCGCAGCAACGACAACGGGGTCACCTGGAGCGATCCGCCGACCCTCCTGACCGATGAGTCCGACGCGCGGTGCAGCACCGGCATCGCGGTTTCCGATGACGGCGAAACCGTTCACCTCTGCTACGCCGAGGGCATTTGCGGCTCCGGCACCGATCGCGGCGAGGGCGTGATCGTTGTGGCCACCAGCGGCGATGGCGGCCAAAGCTTTCCCACCAGGGCGGAAGTGCCCGGCTCTGCCGACTCGGCCTCCTGCCGGGTGGCGATCGCGCCCTCGGGAGAAGTGTATGTGAGCTATAAGAAGGGCGACGAGGTGTTCCTGGCCAAGAGCGCGAACGGAGGCGCCTCCTTCCAAGGCGGAACCACGGTCAACACCAACCCCACCAACGAAGACGAATTCCTCTATCCCTATATGGCGGTGGATTCCCTGGGCAACATCGACATGGTCTGGATCTCCGATCCGGACGACGATGGCGATCGAAATTCCCTGCGTTACGCTCGAAGCGTGAACGGCGGAACCAGCTTCAGCCCGGATATCGAAATTGCGAACGCCGGCGGGGGGACTTTCATCCGGGCCGTGGGCTTGGTCCACGACGTTTCCGGCCGCCTTCACCTGACCTACACCACCAACCGCCAGGACCCGGACCCGGTCAATCCGCCCTTTGAGGTTGATGTCTTTTACCTGCGGGCTGAGTAA
- a CDS encoding DUF481 domain-containing protein, which translates to MKVAAQILLTFVLLITPAFSKNLLAQAEAELQEVAEGEITFFQERNLEGNFFQNDTHFGGILTTGNSQEITLQGSSDTVYRVKRFRNEWNLGGYYDRTAFNSDSPDEGPQTNAKYVFGAYRMDYFLSSDTTYFLEGGGFTDEIKGIPLGGFGGTGVSHYFIWTKKTALNLSGGYTFVGEDLNDPNPSRHLHNAKVELSFRQVINPHVTLFLNVDSLKDVTDLEEWLVNGNIHVQVKLYKILSLFFGFTARLDNQPVPGFRKLDTMTNFSLGISFKSPEQENK; encoded by the coding sequence ATGAAGGTCGCGGCTCAAATTCTTCTGACATTCGTCCTGCTCATCACCCCAGCATTTTCAAAAAACCTGCTGGCCCAGGCCGAGGCTGAATTGCAGGAGGTCGCCGAAGGTGAAATCACCTTTTTTCAAGAACGAAACCTGGAGGGCAACTTTTTCCAAAACGACACCCATTTTGGCGGCATCTTGACGACGGGCAACAGTCAGGAGATTACCTTGCAGGGATCTAGCGATACGGTCTATCGCGTGAAAAGGTTCCGAAATGAATGGAACCTTGGCGGCTACTATGATCGGACCGCTTTTAATTCCGACTCACCGGATGAAGGGCCGCAAACCAACGCAAAATACGTTTTCGGCGCCTATCGAATGGATTATTTTCTTTCCTCCGATACGACCTATTTCCTCGAGGGCGGCGGATTCACCGATGAAATCAAGGGAATCCCGCTAGGGGGCTTCGGCGGGACCGGCGTTAGTCATTATTTCATTTGGACCAAAAAGACGGCGCTCAATCTCTCCGGCGGTTATACTTTTGTCGGGGAAGACTTGAACGATCCCAACCCGTCTCGCCATCTTCACAATGCCAAAGTGGAGCTCTCTTTTCGTCAGGTCATCAACCCTCACGTGACTTTATTTCTCAACGTGGACTCCTTGAAGGACGTCACCGACTTGGAAGAGTGGCTGGTCAACGGAAACATTCATGTCCAGGTCAAACTCTATAAAATTCTCTCACTGTTTTTTGGCTTTACCGCCAGGCTGGACAATCAACCGGTGCCCGGGTTCCGGAAGTTAGACACGATGACAAATTTTTCCCTGGGCATCAGCTTCAAGTCGCCGGAGCAGGAAAACAAGTAA
- a CDS encoding SRPBCC family protein, giving the protein MIMSTVQLHRVFAAPPERVYRAFIDPTAMVKWLPPQGFTGEVHEMDARVGGGHRMSFKNFTTQESQSFGGKYLDLVPGELLKYTDRFDDPNLPGEMQVTVTLRKVSCGTEIRIVQEGIPEAIPVEMCYLGWQQSLNLLAQLVETEIRE; this is encoded by the coding sequence ATTATTATGTCCACCGTTCAATTGCACCGTGTTTTCGCCGCTCCTCCCGAGCGGGTCTATCGGGCCTTTATCGACCCCACCGCCATGGTCAAATGGCTACCTCCGCAGGGTTTCACCGGCGAGGTCCATGAGATGGATGCCCGGGTGGGCGGCGGCCACAGAATGTCCTTCAAGAATTTCACGACCCAAGAAAGCCAGTCCTTTGGCGGAAAATACCTGGATCTCGTGCCCGGCGAATTGCTCAAATACACTGACCGCTTCGACGATCCCAACTTGCCTGGAGAAATGCAAGTCACCGTCACCTTGAGGAAAGTGAGTTGCGGAACCGAGATCCGAATCGTGCAGGAAGGCATCCCGGAGGCGATACCGGTGGAGATGTGCTATTTGGGCTGGCAACAATCGTTGAATTTACTGGCGCAATTGGTGGAAACGGAGATTCGAGAATAG
- a CDS encoding DUF899 family protein translates to MVHQLIDGAYRQTNLPDESPEYLAKREEVRLAEIELMRQRERVAELRRALPKGAAIQDYEFLEGPRSLDDGDAPVAKVRLSSLFTGPNRSLIVYHFMFGKKQTKPCPMCTAWIDCANGIAHHLAQNVDFAIVAAADPAALREHARNRGWTRLRLLSAGQSDFKYDLGSEDREGRQDSTISVFTRENGGTIRHFYSGHPKLGPDIDERGIDELNPIWNFLDLTPQGRGTFYASLSYGTEVKR, encoded by the coding sequence ATGGTTCACCAATTGATCGATGGAGCGTACCGACAGACCAACCTGCCCGACGAGTCGCCAGAATATCTCGCGAAGCGCGAGGAAGTTCGGCTGGCCGAAATCGAATTGATGCGGCAGCGCGAGCGGGTCGCCGAGCTGCGCCGGGCTCTCCCCAAGGGGGCGGCCATTCAGGATTACGAATTCCTCGAAGGGCCGCGCTCGCTCGACGACGGCGATGCCCCGGTGGCCAAGGTTCGGTTGAGCTCCTTATTCACCGGGCCGAATCGCTCGCTGATCGTCTATCATTTCATGTTCGGGAAAAAACAGACCAAGCCCTGCCCGATGTGCACGGCCTGGATCGATTGCGCCAACGGGATCGCCCATCACCTGGCGCAAAACGTCGACTTCGCCATCGTCGCCGCCGCCGATCCGGCCGCGCTCCGCGAGCACGCCCGAAATCGAGGCTGGACCCGGCTGCGCCTGCTGAGCGCGGGCCAAAGCGACTTCAAGTACGACCTCGGCAGCGAGGACCGCGAAGGCCGCCAGGATTCGACGATTTCCGTTTTCACCCGCGAGAATGGCGGAACCATCCGCCATTTCTACAGCGGCCATCCCAAGCTTGGCCCCGACATTGACGAACGCGGGATCGACGAGCTGAATCCGATCTGGAACTTCTTGGATTTGACGCCCCAAGGCCGGGGGACCTTTTACGCTTCGCTCAGCTACGGAACCGAAGTGAAACGGTAG
- a CDS encoding RNA-binding protein produces the protein MAKKLYVGGLPYSVNEGSLRELFEPFGELLSVAVISDKFTGQPKGFGFVEFAEIEAADNAIAQVNGKEMGGRTLTVNEAKPQEKRSGGFGGGGGNRGGGFGGGGGRGGFGGNRGGGGGRGRY, from the coding sequence ATGGCAAAAAAATTATACGTGGGAGGCCTCCCCTACAGCGTCAACGAGGGTTCGCTTCGCGAGTTGTTCGAGCCCTTCGGCGAATTGCTCTCGGTGGCGGTTATCAGCGACAAATTCACCGGCCAACCCAAGGGCTTCGGCTTCGTGGAATTCGCCGAAATCGAAGCGGCGGACAATGCGATCGCCCAGGTCAACGGCAAGGAGATGGGCGGGCGCACCCTGACCGTCAATGAAGCCAAGCCCCAGGAGAAGCGATCCGGCGGCTTCGGCGGCGGCGGCGGAAACCGCGGCGGTGGCTTTGGCGGCGGTGGCGGCCGAGGTGGATTCGGCGGCAATCGCGGAGGCGGAGGCGGTCGAGGCCGCTACTAG
- a CDS encoding tyrosine/phenylalanine carboxypeptidase domain-containing protein has product MPPRPTIGTVEKLLRAGRGVRRRLPDGGRLQIDRLQPFLVVYRQVPGSPRDCATEQLLTHASSLLVLGEAGEGAELVERVARSGSQAFGGFLILEIWAGRECKSDEDPRFVIYGPKGLALIPLIETLQNELTTVTAAGSNAEVWVRRGLPPAPPGKEPLLTEPQADRLRAFRFGIEIPCCYRNPATGKAWPQILRLLRAELTTAFRRFAFEFLHQWTTLRPENFHVIGSRRIAPIFWQVDRQLAKVADSFDCLLQVTPVNSSETWQEFKKSRHERTPVFQYRPMPVEPTLLKRHLFAVPIEKVDDPALYRMFRGKQDELDRQITLLLDLNTPRFILGSIQLFGDVSDEEYRVAREMLRQLPPTVREKAAGPPLDASAFAKLAKAEIESFRRQWPGVAARVEVREDIHTGLMVSKGSVLIGADTEIPAARAQALIQHEVGTHVLTYWNGRAQPFKQLYSGLAGYDTLQEGIAVLAEALVGGLSRPRQRLLFGRVIAARLLIDGAGFVDTFRALHRDYGFPARTAFSITLRIYRGGGLTKDAVYVRGIGQLLDYLKRGNELEPLLIGKLAVDDLPLVQELRARQILVPPPLKPSYLEMPIAKQGLEKIRAGLTLFQTVRGQKPRPAKSE; this is encoded by the coding sequence ATGCCTCCGCGGCCAACCATTGGGACGGTCGAAAAGCTCCTGCGGGCCGGCCGCGGGGTGAGGCGGCGGCTTCCGGACGGGGGGCGGCTCCAGATCGATCGCTTGCAGCCTTTCCTGGTTGTTTATCGCCAGGTACCCGGGTCGCCGCGGGACTGCGCCACCGAACAGCTCCTGACTCATGCTTCCAGTTTGCTGGTTCTGGGAGAAGCGGGGGAGGGGGCCGAACTGGTCGAGCGGGTCGCTCGCAGTGGAAGCCAGGCCTTCGGCGGTTTCCTGATCCTGGAGATTTGGGCCGGCCGGGAATGCAAGTCCGACGAAGATCCGCGCTTCGTGATTTACGGTCCGAAGGGCCTCGCCCTTATCCCGCTGATCGAAACACTTCAGAATGAATTGACGACGGTCACGGCGGCTGGATCCAACGCCGAGGTATGGGTCCGACGGGGCTTGCCGCCGGCGCCGCCCGGCAAGGAGCCATTGCTGACGGAACCGCAAGCCGATCGTCTACGAGCGTTCCGCTTCGGTATAGAAATTCCCTGCTGCTACCGGAATCCGGCCACCGGCAAAGCTTGGCCCCAAATTCTCCGCCTGCTGCGGGCGGAGCTTACCACCGCTTTCCGCCGCTTCGCCTTCGAGTTTCTTCATCAGTGGACCACCCTTCGGCCGGAGAATTTCCACGTCATCGGCTCGCGCAGGATCGCGCCGATTTTTTGGCAGGTGGACCGGCAGCTCGCCAAGGTGGCCGACAGTTTCGACTGCCTATTGCAGGTGACGCCGGTCAATTCCTCCGAGACCTGGCAAGAGTTCAAGAAATCCCGACATGAGCGGACCCCGGTCTTTCAATACCGGCCGATGCCGGTGGAGCCGACCCTGCTCAAGCGACACTTGTTTGCCGTCCCCATCGAGAAGGTCGACGATCCGGCGCTTTATCGGATGTTTCGGGGAAAGCAGGATGAGCTGGACCGGCAGATCACCTTGCTACTCGACTTGAACACCCCGCGCTTCATCCTGGGCAGCATTCAATTGTTCGGCGACGTGAGCGACGAGGAGTATCGCGTGGCCCGGGAGATGCTGCGACAGCTCCCGCCGACGGTCCGGGAGAAGGCGGCAGGGCCCCCGCTCGACGCTTCGGCTTTCGCCAAATTGGCCAAGGCCGAGATCGAATCGTTTCGGCGGCAATGGCCGGGAGTGGCGGCTCGTGTCGAGGTGCGCGAGGATATCCATACCGGCCTGATGGTCAGCAAAGGCTCGGTGTTGATCGGGGCCGATACTGAAATTCCGGCCGCGCGCGCCCAGGCCCTGATTCAGCATGAGGTCGGCACCCATGTGCTCACTTATTGGAACGGAAGGGCCCAGCCGTTCAAGCAACTCTATTCGGGGCTCGCCGGCTACGACACCTTGCAGGAGGGGATCGCGGTGCTCGCCGAGGCGCTGGTCGGCGGGCTTAGCCGGCCGCGGCAGCGCCTGCTGTTCGGCCGGGTCATTGCGGCTCGGCTCTTGATCGATGGCGCTGGTTTCGTGGACACTTTTCGGGCGCTCCATCGGGACTACGGTTTTCCGGCGCGCACCGCCTTTTCCATTACCCTGCGGATCTATCGAGGCGGCGGTCTGACCAAGGACGCGGTCTACGTTCGAGGCATCGGCCAGCTCCTCGACTACTTGAAAAGGGGCAATGAGTTGGAGCCTCTTTTGATCGGCAAGCTGGCGGTCGACGACCTGCCCTTGGTCCAGGAGCTCCGCGCCAGGCAGATCCTCGTTCCGCCTCCGCTGAAGCCCTCCTATTTGGAAATGCCGATCGCCAAACAAGGCTTGGAAAAAATCCGGGCCGGGCTGACCCTCTTTCAAACGGTGAGGGGGCAAAAGCCTCGTCCCGCCAAATCGGAATAG
- a CDS encoding DUF6585 family protein yields MNLGKPIKEYQSSTKSFVKVAILSLVSLGIAALCFSGAFGANAGWDRKIVFSILGLLFLTPVAAGIYVTFTRRGSSASLYENGLVYRMGGKEFSTTWDQIVSLMESTACRVEKSDGESFDLGRNVEGYDEIAGLLHEESLKRLMPKAKAVIDRGGSFSFQGLKSGGKIPLGKALPDSLVGGGSFSVDSTGIALVEAGTKIAWSEVQNFGVRQGEGRRAGFAFFFIGDGKLEYQMNYGALPNAHLLLAICAERTPHLAKTEV; encoded by the coding sequence ATGAATCTCGGAAAACCGATCAAGGAGTATCAAAGCTCCACCAAGTCCTTCGTCAAGGTGGCGATCCTGAGCCTCGTTTCGCTGGGGATTGCGGCACTCTGCTTCTCGGGGGCCTTCGGCGCCAATGCCGGCTGGGATCGAAAAATCGTTTTCTCGATTCTGGGCCTGCTGTTTCTGACTCCGGTCGCGGCCGGGATTTACGTGACCTTCACTCGCCGAGGCTCCTCGGCCAGCCTCTATGAAAATGGCTTGGTCTACCGGATGGGCGGCAAGGAATTCTCGACGACTTGGGATCAGATCGTCTCCTTGATGGAATCCACCGCCTGCCGGGTCGAGAAGAGCGATGGCGAGTCCTTTGACTTGGGGCGCAATGTGGAGGGCTACGACGAAATTGCCGGGCTCCTTCATGAAGAGAGCCTCAAACGCCTGATGCCCAAGGCCAAGGCCGTGATCGACCGGGGCGGGAGCTTTTCCTTTCAAGGCTTAAAGTCGGGCGGCAAAATCCCCCTGGGCAAGGCCCTGCCCGACTCGCTGGTCGGCGGCGGAAGCTTTTCGGTGGATTCGACGGGAATTGCCTTGGTGGAGGCCGGCACCAAGATCGCGTGGTCCGAGGTGCAGAATTTCGGAGTCCGCCAAGGCGAAGGCCGCAGAGCCGGCTTTGCTTTCTTTTTCATCGGGGATGGAAAGCTGGAATACCAGATGAACTACGGCGCCTTGCCCAACGCCCACCTCCTGCTCGCGATTTGCGCGGAGCGGACTCCGCATCTGGCGAAGACGGAGGTTTGA